Proteins co-encoded in one Gemmatimonadaceae bacterium genomic window:
- a CDS encoding S8 family serine peptidase has protein sequence MWIGQTDTRVNTHPDFSTAWVSGQSAGRQPLRYTRTIPGTSVPCSHGSRVASIIGSPRNGAGMQGVAWKANLYAVHFNDGVWELSGTDAYQAIADAVNFGSKVITMAWSAISNHHAIANLIHDATINRDVVFVGAAGTSKAGLSQNNVVFPAELSDVLAVSAADFNGFRDNQSHYGPELDIVAYQPTTSVGATAGALANAGSSSSATGLVGGVAALVRARYPTWTSSQVRSRLVNTAGIACGASTSFGPIVNAEAAVGGICVPQGRPIGPQSILFDHRPGDSRTSQTAQYCVLVQRECDRWGGCSV, from the coding sequence GTGTGGATTGGCCAGACCGACACGCGTGTCAACACACATCCGGATTTCAGCACTGCTTGGGTGTCAGGACAGAGCGCCGGGCGTCAACCGCTCCGATATACGCGTACGATCCCCGGGACGAGTGTGCCGTGCTCTCATGGTTCTCGAGTAGCATCGATAATCGGCTCGCCGCGGAATGGCGCAGGGATGCAAGGGGTTGCCTGGAAGGCAAATCTCTACGCAGTCCACTTCAATGACGGTGTATGGGAGCTAAGTGGCACCGATGCATACCAGGCCATCGCAGATGCCGTCAACTTCGGTAGCAAAGTGATAACGATGGCGTGGTCCGCAATCTCCAACCATCACGCGATCGCGAACTTGATTCACGACGCGACGATCAACCGTGATGTCGTGTTTGTCGGCGCCGCCGGGACCTCGAAGGCGGGACTTTCCCAGAATAATGTGGTGTTTCCGGCCGAGCTCTCAGACGTTCTTGCTGTCTCTGCCGCCGACTTTAACGGGTTCCGCGATAACCAATCGCACTATGGACCTGAACTGGACATTGTCGCTTATCAGCCGACGACGTCTGTCGGTGCAACGGCAGGCGCTCTCGCGAACGCGGGCAGCTCGTCGAGCGCAACAGGCTTAGTTGGCGGAGTGGCTGCGCTCGTTCGCGCTCGATATCCAACATGGACCAGTAGCCAAGTGAGAAGTAGGCTCGTTAACACCGCCGGAATAGCCTGCGGAGCGAGCACAAGCTTCGGTCCAATCGTCAATGCGGAGGCAGCCGTCGGGGGAATCTGTGTTCCTCAAGGTCGACCCATTGGCCCGCAGTCGATCCTCTTCGATCACCGTCCTGGTGATTCCCGAACAAGCCAGACGGCTCAGTACTGTGTCCTGGTTCAGCGAGAAT